The DNA window TGAACTCCCAGGTTCCCTCCGGAATCTTTTTCTCCCTCCTTCCCCACAGGCAGGTTATGACCCGGGACTGAAGACGCCGAGGTTGCCGCATACCATTCCGGCCCGGCCTGCGGCGGCTGATTTGTTCTACTTCTTCAAATGGGAGGGGGATCGTCGCGGCCACTACATTTCCCTGATGCCGGGAATGTCCTCTTTTTGAGGCTTAGTGAGCTTCGTCTAAGACTGATGTGGGATATAGTATTGGACACTCCCCGGCATTTGCCGAAAGAAACAAACAGCCCCTGATGATGACGGACAGCGACTGAGCCTTTCGCGGTTTTAAGTCCTGTCTGCCATTTTTCAGAGGCATTTTTCTTCTTACCGTGTGTCTTCCGCAATAGGAAGGCGTACGGTAAATGTACTTCCTTTTCCGATTTCCGATTCCACCCGGACCGTGCCGTGGTAGAAATTTACGACGTGTTTGACAATGGCAAGTCCCAGGCCGGTGCCACCCTGTTTTCTGCTGCGTCCTTTATCTACACGGTAGAAACGTTCGAATATACGGTTCAGGCTTTCGCTGGGGATTCCTACGCCGCTGTCTTTTACGATCAGCACCATATCCGTATTTTCACGGCGCACTTCGACCCAGACTTCGCCGCCCGGATTGTTGTATTTCACCGCGTTGCCTATCAGGTTCATGCAGAGTTCCGTCATCTGTCTCAGGTCTGCCCGGATGGTGAAGGAATTGAGCCGCTTATGGATGAAAACATTCCGCTCCGCCGCCTGGGTGGCCAGCGAGGCGATTGCTTCTTCCAGAAGCTCCGCCGCCTGTATCTTTATAATGTCTGTTTTGGCACCCCGCGACTCCAGCCTCGATATCATCAGGATGTCATCCACGAGGCTCGCCATTCTCATGGCCTCTTTCTTGATGCGTTTCATGAAATCCTGGGTGGTCTCCTCGTTCAGGGACATACCGCTCTCCAGAAGTTCCACATAGCCCCGGATCGACGTGATCGGCGTTTTCAACTCATGGGAGGCATTGCTGAAGAATTCCTGGCGTATCTGTTTTTCCTGCTCCAGGCGTTCCAGGTATTCCTTTACATTCTGTGACATTTTTGTCGTCGTGTCCGCAATCACATTGATCTCCTGATACGGGCATCTTTCAAAATGGAAGTCCGCATAGTCGCCGTCTACCTTGAGCATCTCTTTCGAGATATCCTTCAATGGCTTGGTGATGGACTGGGAAAACCGTTCCGCCTCCATGGATGAGACGATAAAGGCAATGGCAAAGCTGAGCAGCACGGCGGGCAGGAGCATCAGCAGGTATTCCTGCATTCCGGAATAGGGCGAGGCCAGGCGCAGAATGTATTCGCCGTCCGCCGACATCCTGGCCACATAGAGCATCTGGGCTCCGAGCGTTTCCGATTTTCGGATGGAATGGCCGCTTCCGTACCGGAGCGCCTCCTTTACTTCCTCGCGTTCCATATGGTTTTCCATGGCCGCGGCATTGCTGATTTCAGTGTCCACTTCAACGCTGCCGTCCCGCTTCACAACGGTGAAACGGCTCCGGTTGGCATCGGCCGCCGTTTTGAGCTTTTCCGTCTGCTTTGTCAGATCTTCGGAATAGTCAAAGAGATTATCCACCGTCTCCAGGGCGAACATCATATTGGAGCGCGTCTTTTTCAGAAGCACGCTGCTGGTCACCACATAAAAAATGAATGTGTTTAAAGCAAGAGCCACAAATAATAACTGGATGAATTTTATAAATATGGCTTTACGCATAATCCCTTTTCCTTCCTGTTCCGGCTGCTGTTACTCCGTACACGGTAACACGCTTCGCGGAATGCGTCCCTGTAAGCAGTAACCTGTCCCAGCCTATTCTTTCTCTTTCAGAAAACGGTATCCCACGCCT is part of the [Clostridium] symbiosum genome and encodes:
- a CDS encoding ATP-binding protein, which produces MRKAIFIKFIQLLFVALALNTFIFYVVTSSVLLKKTRSNMMFALETVDNLFDYSEDLTKQTEKLKTAADANRSRFTVVKRDGSVEVDTEISNAAAMENHMEREEVKEALRYGSGHSIRKSETLGAQMLYVARMSADGEYILRLASPYSGMQEYLLMLLPAVLLSFAIAFIVSSMEAERFSQSITKPLKDISKEMLKVDGDYADFHFERCPYQEINVIADTTTKMSQNVKEYLERLEQEKQIRQEFFSNASHELKTPITSIRGYVELLESGMSLNEETTQDFMKRIKKEAMRMASLVDDILMISRLESRGAKTDIIKIQAAELLEEAIASLATQAAERNVFIHKRLNSFTIRADLRQMTELCMNLIGNAVKYNNPGGEVWVEVRRENTDMVLIVKDSGVGIPSESLNRIFERFYRVDKGRSRKQGGTGLGLAIVKHVVNFYHGTVRVESEIGKGSTFTVRLPIAEDTR